One stretch of Cedecea neteri DNA includes these proteins:
- the narL gene encoding two-component system response regulator NarL: MSHQEAATILLIDDHPMMRTGVKQLISMAPELAVVGEAGSGEQGVQLAESLDPDLILLDLNMPGMNGLETLDCLREKALSGRIVVFSVSNHEEDVVTALKRGADGYLLKDMEPEDLLKALQQAAAGEMVLSEALTPVLAASLRANRSTSDRDVNQLTPRERDILKLIAQGLPNKMIARRLDITESTVKVHVKHLLKKMKLKSRVEAAVWVHQERIF, translated from the coding sequence ATGAGCCATCAGGAAGCAGCAACCATTTTGCTGATAGACGATCATCCCATGATGCGTACCGGCGTTAAGCAGCTGATAAGCATGGCGCCAGAGCTGGCCGTGGTCGGTGAAGCCGGCAGCGGCGAGCAGGGCGTGCAGCTTGCCGAATCTCTCGACCCGGATCTGATCCTGCTCGATCTCAATATGCCGGGCATGAACGGGCTTGAGACGCTCGACTGCCTGCGCGAAAAAGCGCTTTCAGGGCGGATTGTGGTGTTCAGCGTTTCTAACCATGAAGAAGATGTAGTGACCGCCCTTAAGCGCGGCGCGGACGGCTATTTGCTGAAAGATATGGAGCCGGAAGACCTGCTCAAGGCCTTGCAGCAGGCGGCGGCGGGAGAAATGGTGCTCAGCGAAGCGCTAACGCCCGTCCTGGCAGCGAGCCTGCGGGCCAACCGCTCAACGTCCGACCGCGACGTGAATCAGCTTACGCCGCGCGAGCGCGACATTCTGAAGCTGATTGCCCAGGGGTTGCCTAACAAGATGATTGCCCGACGTCTGGACATCACCGAAAGCACGGTGAAGGTGCACGTCAAACACTTGCTGAAGAAGATGAAGCTCAAATCCCGGGTTGAAGCCGCAGTTTGGGTTCATCAGGAACGCATTTTCTAA
- the narX gene encoding nitrate/nitrite two-component system sensor histidine kinase NarX: MLKRLLSPLSLVNQLALVVVLLAIISVAGMAAAGWLAQGISGNAHAINKTGSMRMQSYRLLAAIPLTEQDKVLLREMEETTWSNDLHLAAERDGQQARLRQLQEYWRSTLEPALIAAQTPQQVKPAVAHFVASIDELVSSFDRTTEMRLHHVILLQQGMAVLLGLLIVFTLIWLRKRLLRPWRQLLAMATAIGQRDFTRRVNVRGRDEMATLGIALNSMSSELAQSYAVLERRVREKTAGLEQKNQMLSFLYEANRRLHAQAPLCQRISPVLSELQVLTPLLGIVLRVYEYEDEENYQEYTFQPDAHCDAQGCQLCPDAGAALPQETTTLKWRLTDNHIHYGLVLAQLPFGKILTEDQQQLIATLMEQLTSTLAMERQYEHQQQLVLMEERSAIARELHDSIAQSLSCMKMQVSCLQMQGEALPEESRTLLEQIRGELNTSWRQLRELLTTFRLQLTEPGLRPALEASCQEFSDKLGFPVTLDYQLPPRLVPSHQAIHLVQIAREALNNSLKHADASACGINVTRQGNQVRLVVWDNGRGISGSGERSNHYGLIIMRDRAQTLQGDCQVRPRACGGTEVVVNFIPEAPLSSVTRSEE; encoded by the coding sequence ATGCTAAAACGCCTGCTTTCTCCCCTTTCGCTGGTCAATCAGCTGGCGCTGGTCGTCGTGCTGCTGGCGATTATCAGCGTGGCGGGAATGGCGGCTGCCGGCTGGCTGGCTCAGGGGATTTCGGGCAATGCCCACGCGATCAATAAAACGGGCTCGATGCGCATGCAGAGCTATCGCCTGCTGGCGGCAATTCCGCTGACGGAGCAGGATAAGGTGCTGCTTCGCGAAATGGAGGAAACCACGTGGAGCAACGATCTGCACCTTGCCGCCGAGCGCGACGGGCAGCAGGCACGGCTCCGGCAGCTGCAGGAGTACTGGCGAAGTACGCTGGAGCCAGCGCTGATTGCCGCCCAAACTCCGCAGCAGGTAAAACCCGCCGTCGCCCATTTTGTGGCCAGCATTGATGAACTCGTCAGCTCCTTTGACCGCACAACGGAGATGCGCCTGCATCACGTTATTTTGCTGCAGCAGGGTATGGCGGTATTACTCGGGTTATTGATCGTCTTTACCCTGATTTGGTTACGCAAAAGGTTACTCCGTCCGTGGCGTCAGCTGCTGGCGATGGCCACGGCCATTGGCCAGCGGGACTTCACCCGGCGCGTGAACGTTCGTGGCCGCGACGAAATGGCCACGCTAGGGATCGCGCTGAACAGCATGTCCAGCGAGCTGGCCCAGAGCTACGCCGTGCTCGAACGCCGGGTCAGAGAGAAAACCGCCGGTCTTGAGCAAAAAAATCAGATGCTCTCTTTCCTCTACGAGGCGAATCGCCGCCTCCACGCTCAGGCCCCGCTGTGCCAGCGAATCTCCCCCGTGCTGAGCGAGCTACAGGTATTAACGCCGCTGCTGGGCATCGTGCTGCGGGTTTATGAGTACGAAGATGAAGAGAATTACCAGGAATATACCTTCCAGCCGGATGCGCACTGCGATGCCCAGGGCTGCCAGCTTTGCCCGGATGCCGGTGCGGCGCTGCCGCAGGAAACCACAACGCTGAAATGGCGGCTCACGGACAACCATATTCATTACGGCCTGGTGCTGGCCCAGCTGCCTTTTGGCAAGATACTGACCGAAGACCAGCAGCAGCTTATCGCCACCCTGATGGAACAGCTGACCTCCACGCTCGCCATGGAGCGCCAGTACGAGCACCAGCAGCAGCTGGTGCTGATGGAGGAGCGCTCCGCCATCGCCAGGGAACTGCACGACTCCATCGCCCAGTCACTCTCCTGTATGAAAATGCAGGTCAGCTGCCTGCAAATGCAGGGCGAAGCGCTGCCGGAAGAGAGCCGCACGCTGCTGGAACAAATTCGCGGCGAGCTGAATACCTCCTGGCGGCAGCTGCGAGAGCTGCTGACGACGTTCCGCCTGCAGCTGACCGAGCCCGGCCTGCGGCCTGCGCTGGAAGCCAGTTGCCAGGAGTTCAGCGACAAGCTTGGCTTCCCGGTCACGCTGGATTACCAGCTCCCGCCGCGCCTCGTCCCTTCCCATCAGGCGATCCATTTAGTGCAGATTGCCCGCGAGGCGTTGAACAACAGCTTAAAGCACGCCGACGCCAGCGCCTGCGGCATCAACGTCACCCGCCAGGGGAATCAGGTTCGTCTGGTAGTGTGGGACAACGGCCGGGGGATCTCCGGCAGCGGCGAGCGCAGTAATCATTACGGCCTTATTATCATGCGCGACCGCGCACAAACCTTGCAGGGTGACTGCCAGGTTCGCCCCCGCGCCTGCGGTGGCACCGAAGTGGTCGTCAATTTTATCCCCGAAGCACCGCTTTCTTCCGTAACAAGGAGCGAAGAATGA
- a CDS encoding YchO/YchP family invasin: MRRFAVPLLTLCCLLPRPGGAMSTSNNFVQAAQNPFSSPSNDLPNMGLAPETDAAARRIAAMAKKFGEDSMVDNGLDAGEQAQLFAFTSLRDLLTDKVTDEAQALLSPWGKASFNLQVDQHGSWKGSSGSLFTPWQDNNRYLTWSQLGFSQQEKGATGNLGVGQRWVAGRWLLGYNTFYDNQLTTQLQRAGFGAEAWGEYLRLSANYYQPLSGWRGQTETLEQRLARGYDVTAQAWLPFYRHINTSLSFEQYFGDNVTLFDSDTGYRNPLAVTMGINYTPVPLITLTAQHKQGESGTAQENLGLKLNYRFGVPLQKQLSADEVATTSSLRGSRYDNVERESVPVMQFRQRKTLSVFLATPPWQPQPGETVLLKLQVKATYGIRSLSWQGDTKALSLTPPAQARSADGWSIILPAWQEGAANEYHLAVTLEDEKGLRVTSNEIVLKTAAPLLINPESDKRYSLLPGD, encoded by the coding sequence ATGCGTAGATTTGCCGTTCCGCTTTTGACTTTGTGCTGCCTGCTCCCTCGTCCGGGAGGGGCAATGAGTACCTCAAATAACTTTGTTCAGGCTGCCCAAAACCCTTTCTCTTCCCCTTCAAATGACCTGCCGAACATGGGCCTTGCGCCAGAAACCGATGCCGCCGCGCGTAGAATTGCCGCGATGGCTAAGAAGTTTGGTGAAGACAGTATGGTGGATAACGGACTGGATGCCGGCGAGCAGGCGCAGCTTTTCGCTTTTACCAGCCTGCGGGATTTGTTAACCGACAAAGTCACCGACGAAGCCCAGGCTTTGCTTTCGCCCTGGGGGAAGGCCAGCTTCAATTTGCAGGTCGATCAGCATGGGAGCTGGAAGGGCAGCAGCGGCTCACTTTTCACGCCCTGGCAGGATAACAATCGCTACCTGACCTGGAGCCAGCTCGGGTTTAGCCAGCAGGAGAAGGGCGCGACAGGTAACCTGGGCGTAGGGCAGCGCTGGGTAGCCGGACGCTGGCTATTAGGGTACAACACCTTCTACGACAACCAGCTCACTACCCAACTGCAGCGCGCGGGTTTTGGGGCCGAAGCCTGGGGCGAATACCTGCGGCTTTCGGCCAATTATTATCAACCGCTGAGCGGCTGGCGCGGGCAAACTGAAACGCTCGAGCAGCGCCTGGCCCGGGGCTATGACGTCACGGCGCAGGCCTGGCTACCGTTTTACCGGCATATCAATACCAGCCTGAGCTTCGAACAGTATTTTGGTGACAACGTCACGCTTTTCGACAGCGATACCGGCTACCGAAATCCGCTGGCGGTGACGATGGGCATTAACTACACGCCGGTGCCGCTGATTACGTTAACGGCCCAGCATAAACAGGGGGAAAGCGGCACCGCGCAGGAGAATCTGGGGCTTAAGCTTAACTACCGCTTCGGTGTCCCGCTGCAAAAACAGCTCTCGGCAGATGAGGTGGCAACCACCAGCTCGCTGCGCGGCAGCCGCTACGATAACGTTGAGCGTGAGTCCGTGCCGGTGATGCAGTTCCGCCAGCGCAAAACGCTGTCCGTGTTCCTGGCCACGCCGCCGTGGCAGCCGCAGCCGGGAGAGACGGTATTGCTTAAGCTGCAGGTTAAAGCGACCTATGGAATCAGAAGCCTTTCATGGCAGGGCGATACGAAGGCGCTGAGCCTGACGCCGCCGGCTCAGGCGCGAAGCGCAGACGGCTGGAGCATTATTTTGCCAGCCTGGCAGGAAGGGGCCGCCAACGAATATCACCTTGCGGTCACCCTTGAGGACGAAAAGGGGCTGCGGGTAACCTCGAACGAGATCGTCCTCAAAACTGCCGCACCGCTGCTGATCAACCCGGAAAGCGACAAACGTTATTCTTTGCTGCCGGGCGATTAG
- a CDS encoding NarK family nitrate/nitrite MFS transporter produces MSQSPVTEKSSGALITDWRPEDPQFWQQKGHRIARRNLWISVPSLLLAFCVWMLFSAVAVNLNKVGFAFTTDQLFMLTALPSVSGALLRVPYSFMVPVFGGRRWTAFSTGILIIPCVWLGFAVQDTSTSFNTFICISLLCGFAGANFASSMANISFFFPKAKQGGALGINGGLGNMGVSVMQLVAPLVISLSMFAVFGGKGVEQGDGTMLFLENAAWIWVPFLAVFTLAAWFGMNDLSASKASLREQLPVLKRGHLWVLGLLYLATFGSFIGFSAGFAMLSKTQFPDVNILHFAFFGPLLGALARSAGGAISDRLGGTRVSLYNFILMAIFSALLFTTLPTNGQGGNFIAFFGVFLMLFLTAGLGSGSTFQMISVIFRKLTMDRVKAAGGSDEVAMREAATDTAAALGFISAIGAIGGFFIPKAFGTSLALTGSPAGAMKLFLVFYIVCVVITWAVYGRKSTR; encoded by the coding sequence ATGTCACAGTCTCCCGTTACCGAGAAGTCTTCGGGCGCACTGATTACCGACTGGCGGCCGGAAGATCCGCAGTTCTGGCAGCAAAAGGGCCATCGCATCGCCCGCCGCAACCTGTGGATTTCCGTTCCCAGCCTGCTGCTGGCCTTCTGCGTCTGGATGCTGTTCAGCGCGGTGGCGGTGAATCTGAATAAAGTCGGCTTTGCTTTTACCACCGACCAGCTGTTTATGCTCACGGCGTTACCTTCTGTTTCTGGGGCGCTGCTGCGCGTGCCGTATTCCTTCATGGTGCCGGTGTTTGGTGGTCGTCGCTGGACGGCGTTCAGCACGGGGATTTTGATTATTCCTTGCGTGTGGCTGGGCTTTGCCGTGCAGGACACCAGCACTTCGTTTAACACCTTCATTTGCATCTCGCTGCTGTGCGGCTTTGCCGGGGCGAACTTTGCTTCCAGCATGGCCAACATCAGCTTCTTCTTCCCGAAGGCAAAGCAGGGCGGCGCGCTGGGAATTAACGGCGGGCTGGGCAATATGGGCGTCAGCGTGATGCAGCTGGTGGCCCCGCTGGTCATCTCCCTGTCGATGTTTGCCGTTTTCGGCGGCAAAGGCGTTGAGCAGGGCGACGGCACCATGCTGTTCCTTGAAAATGCCGCGTGGATTTGGGTGCCGTTCCTGGCCGTTTTCACCCTGGCGGCCTGGTTCGGGATGAACGACCTTTCGGCGTCAAAAGCTTCCCTGCGTGAACAGCTGCCGGTGCTTAAGCGTGGGCATCTTTGGGTTCTCGGCCTGCTGTATCTGGCGACCTTTGGCTCGTTTATCGGCTTTTCCGCCGGGTTCGCGATGCTGTCTAAAACCCAATTCCCGGACGTGAACATTCTGCACTTTGCCTTCTTTGGCCCGCTGCTTGGCGCGCTGGCGCGTTCTGCCGGCGGGGCAATTTCTGACCGCCTGGGCGGCACGCGGGTCTCGCTGTATAACTTTATCCTGATGGCGATTTTCAGCGCGCTGCTGTTCACCACGCTGCCGACCAACGGCCAGGGCGGCAACTTTATCGCCTTCTTCGGCGTGTTCCTGATGCTGTTCCTGACGGCCGGGCTGGGCAGCGGCTCCACCTTCCAGATGATCTCGGTGATTTTCCGCAAGCTGACGATGGACAGAGTGAAAGCCGCCGGCGGCAGCGATGAAGTCGCCATGCGCGAGGCCGCGACGGATACTGCCGCAGCGCTGGGCTTTATCTCGGCTATTGGCGCGATTGGCGGATTCTTTATTCCTAAAGCCTTCGGCACGTCCCTGGCGCTCACCGGCTCTCCGGCCGGGGCGATGAAGCTTTTCCTCGTCTTTTATATTGTGTGTGTGGTTATCACCTGGGCCGTCTACGGCCGTAAATCCACACGCTAA